The following proteins are encoded in a genomic region of Corylus avellana chromosome ca4, CavTom2PMs-1.0:
- the LOC132180090 gene encoding NADH dehydrogenase [ubiquinone] flavoprotein 1, mitochondrial: MAPIKGILSLRRTALALRHSDVRGLGFRTFSTQSATTANTPQPPPPPPPLEKTHFGGLKDEDRIFTNLYGLHDPFLKGAMKRGDWHRTKDLVLKGADWIVNEMKKSGLRGRGGAGFPSGLKWSFMPKVSDGRPSYLVVNADESEPGTCKDREIMRHDPHKLLEGCLIAGVGMRASAAYIYIRGEYVNERKNLERALKEAYESGLLGKNACGSGYDFDVHIHYGAGAYICGEETALLESLEGKQGKPRLKPPFPANAGLYGCPTTVTNVETVAVSPTILRRGPEWFASFGRKNNSGTKLYCISGHVNRPCTVEEEMSIPLKELIERHCGGVRGGWDNLLAVIPGGSSVPLLPKHICDDVLMDYDALKAVTSGLGTAAVIVMDKSTDVVDAIARLSYFYKHESCGQCTPCREGTGWLWMIMERLKVGNAKLEEIDMLQEVTKQIEGHTICALGDAAAWPVQGLIRHFRPELERRIRERADRELLEAAA, encoded by the exons ATG GCACCCATCAAGGGTATTCTTTCTCTGCGAAGGACAGCTTTGGCTTTGCGTCACAGTGATGTGCGGGGCCTAGGCTTCAGAACATTCAGCACTCAGAGTGCAACAACTGCTAATACTCCACAGCCTCCACCACCTCCCCCACCTCTGGAGAAGACCCATTTTGGTGGCTTGAAAGATGAAGACCGAATTTTTACCAACTTGTATGGGTTGCATGACCCTTTTCTCAAAGGTGCCATGAAAAGAGGTGACTGGCACAGAACCAAAGACTTAGTACTCAAGGGTGCTGATTGGATTGTTAATGAAATGAAGAAGTCTGGCCTCCGTGGACGTGGTGGTGCCGGTTTTCCATCTGGCCTCAAGTGGTCTTTCATGCCCAAAGTATCTGATGGTCGTCCATCCTATCTTGTTGTCAATGCTGATGAAAGTGAACCTGGGACTTGCAAAGACAGGGAAATTATGCGACATGATCCACACAAACTATTGGAGGGTTGCCTAATTGCTGGGGTAGGGATGAGGGCTAGTGCTGCTTATATCTATATAAGAGGTGAATATGTGAATGAACGGAAAAACCTTGAAAGGGCCTTAAAGGAAGCCTATGAATCTGGATTATTGGGCAAGAATGCATGTGGATCTGGTTATGATTTTGATGTTCATATCCACTATGGGGCTGGTGCTTATATTTGTGGTGAAGAAACAGCACTTTTGGAGAGTCTTGAAGGGAAGCAAGGGAAACCAAGATTGAAGCCTCCTTTCCCGGCTAATGCAGGGCTATATGGCTGCCCTACCACTGTTACAAATGTAGAAACAGTCGCTGTTTCTCCCACCATTTTAAGGCGTGGCCCAGAGTGGTTTGCCAGTTTTGGTAGGAAGAATAATTCAGGGACAAAATTGTATTGCATATCTGGACACGTGAACAGGCCTTGCACTGTTGAAGAGGAGATGAGTATACCATTGAAAGAGTTGATAGAAAGGCATTGCGGAGGTGTTCGAGGTGGATGGGACAATTTACTTGCTGTAATTCCAGGTGGTTCATCTGTGCCGCTGCTTCCCAAGCACATATGTGATGATGTGCTGATGGATTATGATGCACTTAAGGCTGTTACGTCAGGATTGGGGACTGCAGCTGTGATTGTGATGGATAAATCAACTGATGTTGTGGATGCAATTGCAAGGCTTTCTTACTTTTACAAGCACGAGAGCTGTGGGCAATGCACACCTTGCAGGGAGGGGACAGGATGGCTTTGGATGATCATGGAAAGATTGAAAGTTGGGAATGCAAAGCTGGAAGAAATTGACATGCTTCAGGAGGTGACCAAACAGATTGAAGGGCACACAATCTGTGCATTAGGGGATGCTGCCGCTTGGCCTGTGCAGGGTCTTATTAGGCATTTCAGGCCAGAGCTTGAGAGAAGGATCAGGGAGCGTGCAGATAGGGAGTTGCTGGAGGCCGCTGCTTAA